In the genome of Danio rerio strain Tuebingen ecotype United States chromosome 23, GRCz12tu, whole genome shotgun sequence, one region contains:
- the clstn1 gene encoding calsyntenin-1 isoform X4 translates to MCPFAGEICGFRIHGQNVPFEAVVLDKSTGEGVIRAKDKLDCELQKEHTFTIQAYDCGEGPDGGNMKKSHKATVHIQVNDVNEYSPVFKEKSYKATVIEGKKYDSIMKVEAVDADCSFQFSQICSYEIVTPDVPFTIDKDGNIKNTEKLNYGKERMYKLTVTAYDCGKNRASEDVLVKINIKPTCKPSWQGFNKRIEYEPGTGSLALFPSMHLETCEEPITSIQASIMLETNHIGKGCDRDTYSEKSLHKLCGASSGTVELLPAPSNSANWTVGLPTDNGHDSDQVFEFNGTQAIKVPEGVVSTTLKEPFTISVWMRHGPGGREKETILCNSDKTEMNRHHYSLYVHNCRLVLLLRQEPTESESYKPAEFHWKLDQVCDKEWHHYVLNIEFPAVTLFVDGGTFEPFLVTEDYPLHTSKIETQLTIGACWQGGSARMTQFFRGNLAGLMIRSGKLENKKVIDCLYTCKEGLDVQLPEEVASAVKVEFNPNQSSLSLEGDDIESFEKVMQHISYLNSRQFPTPGIRHLRVSTTVKCFNEETCISVPDSEGYVMVLQPEEPKISLSGIDHFARGAAEFESVEGVTLFPELRIVSTITREVEVEAEAETEAEGEDDPTVQETVVSEEIMHNLDTCEVTVVGEDLNGDHESLEVDLAQIQQRALEMSSSNVGMVITGVNTMANYEQVLHLIRYRNWHTEALFDRKFKLVCSELNGRYISNEFKVEVNVIHTANPMDHANNAMVQPQFISQVQHASVDLSGHNLVNTHQASVVPSAATIVIVVCVSFLVFMIILGVFRIRAAHQRTMRDQENGKENEMDWDDSALTITVNPMETYEDQHSSEEEGDEEEEESEDGEEEDDITSAESDSSEDEAGEQEDQQGSSRQQQLEWDDSTLTY, encoded by the exons ATGTGTCCGTTTGCAGGAGAGATCTGCGGCTTCAGGATTCACGGGCAGAATGTGCCTTTCGAGGCGGTGGTGTTGGATAAGTCCACTGGGGAAGGCGTGATCCGGGCCAAGGATAAACTAGATTGTGAGCTGCAGAAAGAGCATACCTTCACCATCCAGGCCTACGACTGTGGAGAGGGACCTGACGGCGGAAACATGAAGAAATCTCACAA GGCCACCGTCCACATCCAAGTGAATGACGTGAACGAGTACTCTCCAGTGTTCAAAGAGAAGTCCTACAAAGCCACAGTAATCGAGGGCAAGAAGTACGACAGCATCATGAAGGTGGAGGCCGTGGACGCAGACTGCTCTTTCCAGTTCAGTCAGATCTGCAGCTACGAGATTGTCACCCCCGATGTGCCCTTCACCATTGATAAGGATG GCAACATCAAGAACACAGAGAAGTTGAACTACGGCAAGGAGCGCATGTACAAACTCACAGTGACTGCCTATGACTGTGGTAAAAACCGAGCATCCGAGGACGTCCTGGTTAAGATCAACATCAAGCCCACCTGCAAACCGAGCTGGCAAG GATTTAACAAAAGGATTGAGTATGAGCCTGGTACAGGAAGCCTAGCGCTGTTTCCCAGCATGCATCTGGAGACCTGTGAGGAGCCGATCACCTCCATCCAGGCCAGCATCATGTTGGAGACCAACCACATCGGCAAGGGCTGCGATCGAGACACTTACTCTGAAAAATCCCTGCACAAGCTATGCG GTGCCAGCTCTGGCACTGTGGAGCTTCTGCCTGCTCCCAGCAACTCTGCCAATTGGACTGTAGGTCTGCCCACTGACAATGGGCATGACAGTGACCAGGTGTTTGAGTTCAACGGCACTCAGGCCATCAAGGTTCCTGAGGGGGTGGTGAGCACCACCCTGAAGGAACCCTTCACCATCTCTGTGTGGATGAGACACGGGCCTGGAGGACGAGAGAAGGAGACCATCCTCTGCAACTCCGACAAGACTG AGATGAACAGACACCATTATTCTCTATATGTGCACAACTGTCGCCTGGTGCTGCTGCTGCGTCAGGAACCCACCGAATCGGAGAGCTACAAACCTGCTGAATTCCACTGGAAACTCGATCAA GTGTGTGATAAAGAATGGCATCACTATGTGTTGAACATCGAGTTCCCGGCAGTGACTTTGTTTGTGGATGGAGGCACCTTTGAGCCGTTCCTGGTTACAGAGGATTACCCTCTGCATACCTCCAAGATTGAGACCCAGCTCACCATCGGCGCCTGCTGGCAAG GTGGCAGTGCCCGCATGACTCAGTTCTTCCGGGGAAACCTGGCTGGACTCATGATCCGCTCTGGAAAACTGGAGAACAAGAAGGTGATCGACTGCCTGTACACCTGCAAGGAGGGGCTCGATGTGCAGCTTCCAGAAGAAGTGGCCTCTGCTGTCAAG GTGGAGTTTAACCCTAACCAGTCATCACTGAGTCTGGAGGGAGATGACATTGAGAGCTTTGAGAAGGTCATGCAGCACATCTCCTACCTGAACTCCAGACAGTTCCCAACTCCAGGAATACGCCACCTCCGTGTCTCCACCACTGTCAA ATGCTTCAATGAGGAGACCTGTATCTCTGTGCCGGACTCTGAAGGCTATGTGATGGTTCTCCAGCCAGAGGAGCCAAAGATCAGCCTGAGCGGAATCGATCATTTTGCACGTGGAGCAGCTGAATTTGAGAGCGTGGAGGGTGTTACGCTGTTCCCAGAGCTGCGCATCGTCAGCACCATCACCCGAGAGGTGGAGGTGGAGGCAGAGGCTGAGACTGAAGCCGAAGGAGAGGATGATCCCACAG TGCAAGAGACGGTGGTGTCTGAGGAGATCATGCACAACTTGGACACGTGTGAGGTGACTGTGGTGGGAGAGGATCTGAATGGAGATCATGAGAGTCTGGAGGTGGATCTGGCTCAGATTCAGCAGAGAGCTCTGGAGATGAGCTCCTCTAACGTGGGCATGGTCATCACAG GGGTAAACACCATGGCCAACTATGAACAGGTCCTGCATCTGATCCGCTACAGGAACTGGCACACAGAGGCTCTGTTTGACAGGAAGTTTAAACTTGTCTGCTCTGAGCTCAATGGCCGCTACATCAGCAATGAATTCAAAGTGGAG GTCAACGTGATCCACACAGCCAACCCTATGGATCATGCCAACAACGCTATGGTGCAGCCTCAGTTCATCAGCCAAGTGCAGCATGCTTCAGTGGACTTGTCTGGACACAACCTGGTCAACACACATCAGGCCTCAG TCGTCCCCAGTGCTGCCACCATTGTTATCGTTGTATGCGTGAGCTTCCTGGTGTTTATGATCATCCTGGGCGTCTTCCGTATCCGAGCGGCCCACCAGCGCACCATGAGAGACCAGGAGAACGGAAAAGAGAATGAGATGGACTGGGATGATTCAGCACTCACCATCACTGTCAACCCAATGGAG ACTTACGAGGACCAGCACAGCAGCGAAGAGGAAGgagatgaggaagaggaggaaagcGAGGATGGAGAGGAGGAAGACGACATCACCAGCGCAGAGTCGGACAGCAGCGAGGATGAGGCCGGAGAACAGGAGGATCAGCAGGGCTCCAGCAGACAGCAGCAGCTGGAGTGGGACGACTCCACTCTCACCTACTGA